The Buchnera aphidicola (Aphis nasturtii) sequence ACTTGTTTTAAAGTTATTTGAAAGCATTTTAAATTTATGTTATAAATTGATGATTATATTTTAGTGATAAATAAATTATCTAACTAACCATTTTATTTTAATATATTTTCAAAAAATATATTCTATATTCAAGCGTATTATTTTGGTGTCTAGAAAAAATTATATATATAATGTAAAACCAGTATTTAATCCTCCTAAGAGTGATAAAAAAAGATCTAGTTTTATTGAATATGCAATGAAAAAAGCATCAGAGGTAGATGTTGCAAGAAGCACACTAAATTATACTTTATTAGCAATAAATCCTGAAACTGGTAGTATTTTACCTCGATTTAGAAGATTAAATGAACATCGCGCATGTGCAATGAGAGCTATGGTTATAGCTATGTTATATTATTACAATATGGAATCTCATTTAGTAGAAGCTTCGATTGAAAAATTATCAGATCAATGTGGATTATCTACAATATCAAAATTAGGCAATAAATCAATTACACGTGCGTCTAGACTAATTAGTGATTTTTTAGAACCTATGGGTTTTATAAAGTGCAAAAAAGAAAAAACTAAATTTTCTAGTAATTACACACCAAAAAAAATATTTTTAACTCCAATTTTTTTTATGTTATTGCATATTCCAAAGTCAAAGATAAAT is a genomic window containing:
- the repA gene encoding plasmid replication initiator RepA translates to MSRKNYIYNVKPVFNPPKSDKKRSSFIEYAMKKASEVDVARSTLNYTLLAINPETGSILPRFRRLNEHRACAMRAMVIAMLYYYNMESHLVEASIEKLSDQCGLSTISKLGNKSITRASRLISDFLEPMGFIKCKKEKTKFSSNYTPKKIFLTPIFFMLLHIPKSKINEYLFEYKKNSEVLKIIEKKIFISFSDIKIILNLDEKSAKNKILNALINFYTAHELTQIGPQGLKKKINIEYNNICNLYKG